One Zymoseptoria tritici IPO323 chromosome 3, whole genome shotgun sequence genomic region harbors:
- the MgOPT1 gene encoding oligopeptide transporter OPT superfamily protein (Oligopeptide transporter superfamily protein, contains PFAM PF03169 and 16 predicted transmembrane regions.): MASKETDVHAAVAEIDDTAEKGDHEGQGFARFEEKHKSTLEVHEVKETEENACNEPLNLQEEKAAAEVLADPRLVNYPVQLVARIVDLEDDFDEPVLTFRFWILTTFWVIIGNIVATIFEFKPFAGSLPSTAVALFSWGMGATMAKYLPTRTFKFFKWKWTMNPGPFRIKEHVMIFMSYGVASEISYALEALCALQLWYGREPSPFWDIMYLMTSGFIGYGLAGLLREHLVSPPAFYYPLWLPYVAFFNGMHKDSAKAKQGIRAFWIAACVIFVWTWFPQLIIPVLSAMPLVCWMGHGNAKAYVLGSGNYGFGILSWTLDWNWIDPYLPLWVTITSYSGLLFAGWFLYPILYYSNAFDSLSYGAMSTRVYLGNGSAYPTTDILTPQLRLNGTAFEEVGPPHWSTSYIFRFFFGFTAFAASLMFAALYYGQEAWRISKANWKGDLVEYNDPYLALMAKYPKVPRWWYYAILVLSIGLSMLTFYMGGFQLPWWGFVIFFIMCIIVTYPNGVLVAITGDSPGDAMLTDLLAGLLFHGNPMAVMSCMAYANPILSHCIGLLASFKLGIYMKIPETSMLIGQLYGQLLQPLVNYGIMRMIFKTVDMDILKGYKESVNWNALGTRAWYSASVLWGVIGPQRMFGPDSEYPFIYYGILIGFGLVLATWLIQRWKPHWNTVEWMNVPTFFNGMNGIPVSPMTGPFPSLILGLISMGYLYRYHAVWWTKYNYLLGLGLICGTAIQGVFQTFAISVPGLSFPEWWGNNVDYPDRCFPPNDDLPVAMQQ; the protein is encoded by the exons ATGGCTTCCAAGGAGACCGACGTCCACGCAGCGGTAGCTGAGATCGACGACACCGCGGAGAAAGGAGATCATGAAGGGCAAGGCTTCGCGAGATTTGAAGAGAAGCACAAGTCGACTCTCGAAGTCCACGAAGTGAAAGAGACGGAAGAGAACGCGTGCAACGAACCGCTCAATCTCCAAGAAGAGAAAGCGGCAGCTGAGGTTCTGGCCGACCCAAGACTGGTGAACTATCCTGTTCAGCTTGTGGCGCGCATTGTGGATCTCGAGGATGATTTCGA CGAGCCCGTACTGACCTTTCGTTTCTGGATCTTGACGACCTTCTGGGTAA TAATCGGCAACATTGTAGCAACGATTTTTGAGTTCAAACCCTTCGCCGGCTCTCTGCCTTCAACTGCAGTGGCGTTGTTCTCGTGGGGCATGGGCGCGACCATGGCGAAATATTTGCCAACTCGCACATTCAAATTCTTCAAGTGGAAGTGGACCATGAATCCTG GACCTTTCCGTATCAAGGAACACGTCATGATCTTCATGTCGTATGGAGTCGCATCAGAAATTTCCTACGCTCTCGAAGCTTTGTGTGCGCTGCAGCTCTGGTATGGTCGTGAGCCATCGCCGTTCTGG GACATCATGTACTTGATGACATCTGGTTTCATCGGCTATGGCCTTGCAGGTCTGCTCCGCGAGCATTTGGTCTCACCTCCAGCGTTCTACTATCCCCTGTGGCTTCCATACGTGGCCTTCTTCAACGGAATGCACAAGGACTCGGCGAAAGCAAAGCAAGGCATCAGAGCGTTCTGGATCGCGGCCTGTGTCATTTTCGTGTGGACATGGTTTCCGCAGCTGATCATTCCGGTATTATCGGCAATGCCCCTGGTCTGCTGGATGGGACACGGCAATGCGAAAGCCTACGTCCTCGGATCGGGAAACTATGGCTTTGGAATTTTATCGTGGACGCTGGATTGGAATTGGATCGACCCATAC CTCCCTCTCTGGGTCACGATTACTTCCTATTCCGGACTTCTGTTCGCAGGATGGTTCCTGTACCCGATCTTGTACTATTCGAACGCTTTTGACAGCTTGAGCTACGGTGCCATGAGCACGCGAGTCTACCTCGGGAATGGTAGCGCATATCCGACAACGGACATCCTCACGCCTCAGCTGAGACTTAATGGTACCGCTTTCGAAGAAGTTGGTCCGCCGCAT TGGTCGACCTCATACATCTTCcgattcttcttcggcttcacCGCATTCGCCGCCTCTTTGATGTTTGCT GCTCTATACTACGGCCAAGAGGCATGGAGAATTTCCAAAGCCAACTGGAAGGGTGATTTGGTTGAGTACAACGATCCTTACCTGGCTCTCATGGCAAAGTATCCCAAGGTTCCGCGCTGGTGGTACTACGCCATTCTCGTCCTTTCCATCGGGCTGTCGATGTTGACCTTTTACATGGGAGGATTTCAACTCCCATGGTGGGGTttcgtcatcttcttcatcatgtGCATTATCGTCACATATCCCAATG GCGTACTCGTTGCGATCACAGGCGACTCCCCGGGCGACGCGATGTTGACGGATCTGCTTGCCGGACTCCTCTTCCACGGCAATCCCATGGCCGTGATGTCGTGCATGGCTTATGCCAATCCGATCCTGAGTCACTGTATCGGCCTCCTGGCCAGCTTCAAGTTGGGAATCTACATGAAGATTCCGGAAACGTCCATGCTAATTGGACAGCTATACGGACAGCTTCTACAACCCCTTGTGAATTATGGCATCATGAGAATGATCTTCAAAACTGTCGATATGGACATTCTGAAGGGATACAAGGAGTCCGTGAACTGGAACGCGCTGGGTACGCGAGCCTGGTACTCGGCGAGCGTGCTCTGGGGAGTCATAGGACCGCAGAGAATGTTCGGGCCTGACTCGGAATATCCATTCATCTACTATGGAATCCTCATTGGCTTTGGCCTTGTGCTCGCAACCTGGCTCATTCAGCGTTGGAAGCCGCACTGGAACACCGTGGAGTGGATGAACGTTCCGACGTTTTTCAACGGAATGAACGGAATCCCGGTCAGCCCCATGACCGGCCCATTCCCTTCCTTGATACTTGGATTGATCTC CATGGGTTACTTGTACAGATACCATGCCGTGTGGTGGACGAAGTACAATTACCTCCTTGGCCTTGGCTTGATCTGTGGTACTGCAATTCAGGGCGTCTTTCAGACATTCGCAATCAGCGTCCCTGGCCTCAGTTTCCC AGAGTGGTGGGGAAACAATGTCGACTATCCAGACCGTTGCTTCCCACCCAACGATGATCTACCCGTCGCAATGCAGCAGTGA